A stretch of the Cottoperca gobio chromosome 2, fCotGob3.1, whole genome shotgun sequence genome encodes the following:
- the pnpla4 gene encoding patatin-like phospholipase domain-containing protein 4 isoform X4, whose translation MLTLREGIEEILPSNAHSLATKRLYVSITHSKSGKNHIISRFSSREELIKALLASSFVPVYAGLKPVELRGQKWIDGGFTDSLPILPEGRTITLSPFAGLQDVCPVHRGRFNTQLKLANMNVMFSMENIKRLNQALFPPSSSGMHSLCEEGYNDAVRFLKREAWMS comes from the exons GGAAGGGATAGAAGAGATTCTGCCCAGTAACGCTCACAGTCTGGCCACTAAGCGCCTCTACGTCTCAATAACACACTCCAAAAGTGGCAAGAACCACATCATATCCAGGTTTAGCTCCAGAGAGGAGCTCATAAAG GCTCTACTAGCCAGCAGCTTTGTGCCGGTCTATGCTGGACTCAAACCAGTGGAATTGAGAGGACAG aaatggaTTGATGGAGGATTCACAGACAGTCTGCCAATTCTGCCTGAGGGACGAACAATCACCCTGTCTCCCTTTGCTGGACTGCAGGATGTGTGTCCTGTCCACAGGGGGCGCTTCAACACTCAACTCAAACTGGCCAACATGAACGTAATG TTCTCCATGGAGAACATCAAACGTCTGAACCAGGCTCTGTTCCCTCCGTCCAGCAGCGGCATGCATTCTTTATGTGAAGAAGGTTACAATGATGCTGTGCGCTTCCTGAAGAGAGAGGCCTGGATGAGCTGA